One genomic segment of Candidatus Obscuribacter sp. includes these proteins:
- a CDS encoding Y4yA family PLP-dependent enzyme, translating into MITQEPEAKSRDIAKPVVALKKLPLSPKVHPTIARFIEQKSTLQQLVKALGSPLNILFPELVHDNVQNFRKAFSDGNVIGKVFFAHKCNQSDSLVRQLAVEEANLDVSSAQELRHALGAGFDSSRIEATGPKNLEFLGLAIMQGVIIAVDSLWELNSILSLRAAIKHKKPTRILLRLSGFEANHSKFLNKGSRFGIPIKEVTTAFDILEANRKAIDFMGFSFHLDTVSVLERAVAMENCMELFEEALSRDFEPRVINIGGGYKVNYLESEDQWNEYTSALRETVLGTRQSMTWHNNYFGMSSDKGKLKGNFNSYSYFDTQTGGEFLTELMNQRFPNLGDVTAGSILRDNMIELWIEPGRSLVDQTGITVARVNSVRKSSRGEHIVCLNMKRQDISFLDQEIFVDPIIVSNNQDNADTNQNGPYGVYFAGNLCLESDLVYRHMTYLDKLPQAGDLVIFVNSAGYFMDFSASTSIMQPVAEKVAVMERNGEFSWVMDKQYVPYWECLP; encoded by the coding sequence ATGATCACACAAGAGCCAGAGGCTAAATCCAGGGACATTGCCAAGCCTGTGGTAGCGTTAAAAAAGCTACCTCTCAGTCCTAAAGTGCATCCCACCATAGCCCGCTTTATCGAGCAAAAGAGCACACTCCAACAACTGGTCAAAGCACTTGGCAGTCCGCTCAATATTCTTTTTCCAGAGCTTGTCCATGACAATGTGCAAAACTTTCGCAAAGCATTTAGCGATGGCAATGTCATAGGCAAAGTCTTTTTTGCTCACAAGTGTAATCAATCAGATAGCCTGGTCAGACAGCTAGCAGTAGAAGAAGCCAATCTCGATGTCAGCTCCGCTCAAGAGCTAAGACATGCACTGGGAGCAGGGTTTGACTCATCACGCATAGAAGCCACCGGACCTAAAAATCTAGAATTTTTAGGTCTGGCAATTATGCAGGGAGTGATAATTGCCGTGGATAGTCTCTGGGAACTCAATTCGATATTGAGTCTGAGAGCTGCCATCAAGCACAAAAAACCCACCCGCATTCTTTTGCGCCTGAGCGGGTTTGAAGCCAATCACAGTAAGTTTCTCAACAAAGGTAGCCGCTTTGGTATACCTATAAAGGAAGTTACGACTGCCTTTGATATCCTCGAAGCCAATCGCAAAGCCATCGACTTTATGGGCTTTAGCTTTCACCTGGATACAGTCAGTGTGCTAGAAAGAGCTGTAGCCATGGAAAACTGCATGGAGCTTTTTGAAGAAGCGCTCTCTCGTGATTTTGAACCGAGAGTGATAAATATCGGTGGTGGTTATAAAGTCAACTATCTCGAAAGCGAAGATCAGTGGAATGAATACACATCAGCCCTGAGAGAAACTGTGTTGGGCACAAGGCAATCAATGACCTGGCACAACAACTACTTTGGTATGTCATCGGACAAAGGCAAACTCAAAGGCAACTTTAATAGCTATAGCTATTTTGATACACAAACTGGTGGAGAGTTTCTTACCGAGCTTATGAATCAGAGATTTCCCAATCTCGGTGATGTCACTGCTGGCAGCATCCTGCGCGACAATATGATTGAGCTATGGATTGAGCCAGGCCGCTCGCTGGTGGACCAGACCGGCATCACTGTGGCGCGTGTCAACTCTGTGCGCAAAAGCAGCCGCGGTGAGCACATAGTCTGCCTCAATATGAAGCGTCAAGATATTTCGTTTTTGGACCAGGAAATCTTTGTCGATCCAATTATTGTCTCAAACAATCAAGACAATGCTGACACAAATCAAAATGGACCTTATGGCGTCTATTTTGCCGGCAACCTCTGCCTGGAGAGCGACCTTGTTTATCGCCATATGACCTATCTAGATAAACTACCTCAAGCAGGTGATCTGGTGATATTCGTCAATTCTGCTGGTTACTTTATGGACTTCTCTGCCTCCACCTCAATCATGCAACCTGTAGCCGAAAAGGTCGCTGTAATGGAGCGCAACGGAGAGTTTAGCTGGGTCATGGACAAACAATATGTGCCTTATTGGGAATGTTTGCCCTAA
- a CDS encoding aspartyl/asparaginyl beta-hydroxylase domain-containing protein: protein MMLENIAQLKKLDAAIYATMVNQVVELKEELETIWQEPYPEYASAGLKVATLLNHTGEQQNFDYRDCRSPQITPLLHKLPAIKEFLTSGNLEVMGARLLRLDPGTFLHEHRDFVYLEEVPRYRLHLPLITNDQAFIVSPDVNVHFKQGYLWKLNPKQTIHSACNFGSQPRLHLMIDCYVNDYLADLIKGQFLDNDCQFVKPAFTESIKADLIQQALSALEENQIKEAEEIILASFCLFNLYSYKPGLTTYDLLSALYDQAASLYPQKAAQYASKMQAWLDRLVETYPERKEKTAIAV from the coding sequence ATGATGTTAGAAAATATCGCTCAACTCAAAAAACTAGATGCTGCTATTTACGCCACTATGGTCAATCAAGTGGTGGAGCTAAAAGAAGAGCTGGAGACAATCTGGCAAGAGCCTTATCCAGAGTATGCCTCAGCTGGACTAAAAGTAGCCACACTACTCAACCACACCGGTGAACAACAAAATTTTGACTACCGTGATTGCCGTAGTCCGCAGATTACTCCACTGCTCCACAAACTGCCTGCCATCAAAGAATTTTTGACCAGCGGCAATTTGGAAGTAATGGGTGCCAGACTACTAAGACTCGATCCCGGTACCTTTTTACACGAGCACAGAGACTTTGTCTATCTTGAAGAAGTACCAAGATATAGATTGCACCTGCCTTTGATTACAAACGATCAAGCTTTTATTGTCAGTCCTGACGTCAATGTACATTTTAAGCAGGGCTATCTCTGGAAATTAAATCCCAAACAAACTATCCACAGTGCCTGCAACTTTGGCTCTCAGCCGCGTCTGCATCTGATGATCGATTGTTATGTCAATGACTATCTGGCGGACCTTATTAAGGGACAGTTTCTCGATAACGACTGTCAATTTGTCAAACCAGCTTTTACTGAGTCAATCAAAGCTGACTTGATACAACAAGCTCTAAGTGCGCTGGAAGAGAATCAAATCAAAGAAGCAGAAGAAATTATCCTCGCTAGTTTTTGTCTCTTTAACCTCTACAGCTACAAGCCAGGTCTAACAACCTACGACCTGTTAAGCGCACTCTACGACCAGGCAGCAAGCCTTTATCCACAAAAAGCTGCTCAATATGCTAGCAAGATGCAAGCCTGGCTGGACCGTCTGGTCGAGACCTATCCTGAAAGAAAGGAGAAAACAGCGATAGCTGTTTAA
- a CDS encoding MFS transporter: MNEIDKLKLTENSSLSQDFDPAQAIAGLTLLMALAYLSHGMAQHFCLLSQPLNNYLKTEMSFDAAKVASIQALLMVPWVAKPVLGLLSDCLPGPGNGRLNYLLAASLLAAAGYGGACFCISVTPVFSALLLMATSGMSLTTVVVIALTAQDKAQSRAYLGLQSVCYYLANIVALYLGGLLVAHSSPTIALSQALVLSAVMPGLFAFYLYVRYYRTKAAISPASIKAPALTEFFSTLKTLLAKKTFVGTMLFILFWNFCPSMGVSLYFFETDKLHFSQQFIGTLGAISSFGFLLGSLIFRLTMTGTRGSGNVYLMIAIACLVNASYLLLRNETWAVIIELMRGVSGAIFTLNIYSLAARVTPARFAAAMMAFFLCLYNLAGEVGIVCGGYIYSHWSMWGLLPLVMVSIVTTLLSVLFVPWIFSDESVQKIN, encoded by the coding sequence TTGAACGAGATTGATAAGCTGAAATTAACTGAGAACAGCTCCTTGAGCCAGGATTTTGACCCTGCTCAAGCTATAGCCGGACTTACACTTTTGATGGCGCTGGCCTACCTATCCCATGGGATGGCTCAGCATTTTTGCTTGCTCAGTCAGCCGCTCAATAATTATCTCAAGACAGAGATGAGCTTTGATGCAGCTAAAGTGGCTTCTATTCAGGCTTTGTTGATGGTGCCCTGGGTGGCTAAGCCAGTTTTGGGCTTGCTTAGTGATTGTCTGCCTGGTCCTGGCAATGGCCGACTCAACTATTTGTTAGCGGCAAGTTTGCTTGCCGCTGCTGGATATGGCGGAGCTTGTTTTTGTATTAGTGTTACTCCAGTTTTTAGTGCACTTTTACTTATGGCCACTAGCGGCATGTCTTTGACGACAGTCGTAGTAATCGCATTAACAGCACAGGACAAAGCGCAGTCCCGCGCTTATCTGGGTTTGCAGAGTGTTTGTTATTACCTGGCTAATATCGTCGCTCTTTATCTGGGAGGTCTACTTGTCGCTCATAGTAGTCCTACCATTGCCTTAAGTCAGGCGCTGGTACTATCGGCGGTGATGCCTGGTCTGTTTGCCTTTTACCTATATGTCAGGTATTACAGGACAAAAGCAGCAATATCACCCGCCTCTATAAAGGCGCCAGCGCTGACAGAGTTTTTTAGTACTTTAAAGACACTGCTTGCCAAAAAAACCTTTGTCGGCACTATGCTCTTTATTTTGTTTTGGAATTTTTGCCCATCTATGGGTGTCAGTCTCTATTTTTTTGAGACCGATAAGCTCCATTTTAGCCAGCAATTTATCGGTACTCTTGGCGCAATCTCGTCATTTGGCTTTCTTTTGGGCTCTCTGATTTTTAGATTGACTATGACTGGTACCAGAGGTAGTGGCAATGTCTATCTTATGATTGCTATCGCCTGCCTCGTCAATGCTTCTTATTTGCTTTTGCGCAATGAGACCTGGGCGGTGATTATTGAGCTTATGCGCGGCGTTAGCGGCGCAATTTTTACTCTTAATATCTATAGTCTTGCAGCTCGAGTGACACCGGCACGTTTTGCCGCCGCTATGATGGCGTTCTTTTTGTGTTTATACAATCTTGCTGGCGAAGTAGGGATAGTCTGTGGTGGTTATATCTACAGCCACTGGTCAATGTGGGGGCTTTTGCCACTGGTGATGGTA